One region of Chlorobiota bacterium genomic DNA includes:
- a CDS encoding GNAT family N-acetyltransferase produces the protein MELQTAHLLLRPYSVADIAPLHRLWTNEGVRRYLWDGAVVPLERAAQVVRSSIEEWEIYGFGQWCVCDCHSGELIGFCGFRRDEPGMPPELIYGLHPDWWGRGLATESARAALAFGFQQKNFSAVWAITDPPNVKSVAVLRRLGMAFQRRGLLHGLETLFYRLTKAEWERENARSLPSPPPTDTQ, from the coding sequence ATGGAACTGCAAACCGCTCACCTTCTGCTTCGCCCTTATTCCGTGGCGGACATTGCGCCGCTGCATCGGCTTTGGACGAACGAGGGGGTGCGGCGGTATCTGTGGGATGGCGCGGTTGTTCCGCTGGAACGTGCTGCCCAGGTTGTACGCAGCAGCATTGAAGAATGGGAGATTTACGGTTTTGGGCAGTGGTGCGTGTGCGATTGCCACAGCGGGGAGCTTATCGGGTTTTGCGGTTTCCGCCGCGATGAACCTGGGATGCCGCCGGAACTGATCTACGGACTTCATCCCGACTGGTGGGGGCGTGGCCTTGCTACCGAATCGGCCCGGGCCGCGCTGGCGTTCGGATTCCAGCAAAAAAATTTCAGCGCGGTGTGGGCCATCACGGACCCGCCGAACGTGAAGTCCGTTGCGGTGCTGCGGCGGCTTGGCATGGCGTTTCAGCGCCGCGGCCTGCTGCATGGCCTGGAGACGTTGTTCTACCGATTAACGAAAGCGGAGTGGGAGCGGGAAAACGCCCGCTCCCTTCCATCCCCCCCGCCTACCGATACTCAATAA
- a CDS encoding ribulokinase has translation MPFSKVRCSIGLDFGTESGRAVVVDCSTGEILGTATHRYADGVIDEHLPGTSIRLGPDWALQNPDDYLQVLRHAIPEALRQAGIAPTEVVGLGVDFTACTILPTLADGTPLCQLPTWRGNPHAWVKLWKHHAAQPDADRITAVAADRAEPWLARYGGKISSEWLHSKTLQILREAPEIYAAAERIAEAGDWVVWQLTGREVRNACAAGYKGLWERGNGYPSEEFLAALDPRLADLNRSRLAAPVVPPGAFVGPLNDAGAMLTGLLPETAVAAATIDAHAAVPGVGVTEPGRMVMILGTSACHMLLSETERLVPGISGVVADGILPGLFGYESGQAGVGDLFEWLVEQATPPRYFQMAQEQGMNIYQVLEQAAAAQKPGEHGLLALDWWNGNRSVLTDASLSGLIVGLTLATRAPDIYRALIEATAFGARVIIESHEAHGVAVQELVACGGLAERNPLLMQIYADVTGRPIRHGGSGMASALGAAMFGAVAAGIANGGHATIAEAAERMVRFQSATFSPIAEHQTIYHQLFGHYRRLHDHFGKGGDDVMKRLREQRG, from the coding sequence ATGCCATTTTCCAAAGTACGTTGTTCGATTGGCCTTGACTTCGGGACCGAGTCGGGGCGGGCGGTGGTGGTTGATTGCTCAACGGGTGAAATCCTGGGAACCGCAACGCACCGCTACGCCGATGGAGTGATTGACGAACACCTTCCAGGAACCAGCATCCGGCTTGGCCCCGACTGGGCGTTGCAGAACCCCGACGATTACCTGCAAGTGCTGCGCCACGCAATCCCGGAAGCGTTGCGCCAGGCCGGAATTGCGCCAACCGAAGTGGTTGGGCTTGGGGTGGATTTCACCGCCTGCACAATCCTTCCAACATTGGCCGATGGAACGCCCCTTTGCCAGCTCCCCACGTGGCGCGGCAACCCGCACGCTTGGGTGAAGCTCTGGAAACATCACGCCGCCCAGCCCGATGCCGACCGCATCACCGCCGTTGCTGCCGACCGCGCCGAACCGTGGCTTGCACGCTACGGCGGCAAAATCTCTAGCGAATGGCTCCACAGCAAAACCCTCCAAATCCTCCGCGAAGCCCCTGAAATCTATGCCGCTGCCGAACGGATTGCCGAGGCCGGCGATTGGGTGGTGTGGCAGCTAACCGGGCGCGAGGTTCGCAACGCCTGCGCCGCTGGCTACAAGGGGTTGTGGGAACGGGGGAATGGATATCCATCGGAAGAATTTCTTGCCGCGCTGGACCCACGGCTGGCGGATCTGAACCGCTCCCGGCTTGCCGCGCCGGTGGTTCCCCCAGGCGCGTTTGTTGGCCCGCTGAACGATGCCGGAGCGATGCTTACCGGATTGCTTCCCGAGACAGCCGTGGCCGCCGCAACGATTGATGCCCACGCAGCGGTTCCGGGCGTTGGAGTAACGGAGCCGGGAAGGATGGTGATGATTCTTGGAACAAGCGCCTGCCACATGCTTCTTTCCGAGACGGAGCGGTTGGTCCCGGGAATCAGCGGCGTGGTGGCCGATGGAATTTTGCCGGGGCTGTTCGGCTACGAGTCGGGGCAGGCGGGCGTTGGCGATCTGTTTGAATGGCTGGTGGAGCAGGCCACGCCACCACGCTATTTCCAGATGGCCCAGGAGCAGGGGATGAATATCTATCAGGTGTTGGAGCAAGCGGCGGCGGCGCAGAAGCCTGGGGAACATGGGCTGCTGGCGTTGGATTGGTGGAACGGAAATCGCTCGGTGCTGACCGATGCAAGTTTAAGCGGGCTGATTGTTGGGCTAACCCTTGCAACACGCGCCCCCGACATCTACCGGGCGTTGATTGAGGCGACGGCGTTCGGCGCGCGGGTGATTATTGAATCGCACGAGGCGCACGGCGTGGCGGTGCAGGAGCTTGTTGCCTGCGGCGGACTTGCCGAACGGAACCCACTGCTGATGCAGATCTACGCCGACGTAACCGGAAGGCCAATTCGCCACGGGGGATCGGGAATGGCTTCGGCGTTGGGTGCGGCAATGTTTGGGGCGGTGGCGGCGGGCATTGCCAACGGCGGCCACGCCACCATTGCCGAAGCTGCCGAGCGGATGGTGCGGTTCCAAAGCGCCACGTTCTCCCCAATCGCTGAGCATCAGACCATCTACCACCAACTTTTCGGCCACTACCGCCGCCTGCACGACCATTTCGGAAAAGGTGGAGATGACGTGATGAAGCGACTGAGGGAACAGAGGGGCTGA
- a CDS encoding peptidoglycan-binding protein: MNYPKRVIKKGEKDGKIVRAIQKELNARGCGPLEVDGDFGPKTLAAVKLFQTRFTDQNGNPLVADGEVGAVTWAALFGQEKVPVVETNKSPLATAAIAAAKSQLGVLENPLGSNKGPEVNAYLASVGLGPGYFWCMAFVYWCYQQAAEQLKKNNPLVKTAGVMAHWNAARAAGTRCITTKEAADNPGLVKPGMIFIISHGGGLGHTGLVESVHGGMLVTIEGNTNKEGSRNGIGVFRRTGRSIKSINKGFIEYR, translated from the coding sequence ATGAACTATCCAAAACGTGTTATCAAGAAAGGGGAGAAGGATGGAAAGATCGTCCGCGCAATCCAGAAAGAGCTGAACGCCCGCGGCTGCGGCCCGCTGGAAGTGGATGGCGATTTCGGCCCCAAAACGTTGGCGGCCGTGAAGCTGTTCCAAACCCGATTCACCGACCAAAACGGAAACCCACTGGTGGCCGATGGTGAGGTTGGGGCGGTGACGTGGGCAGCGTTGTTCGGCCAGGAAAAAGTGCCGGTGGTGGAAACCAACAAATCACCCCTTGCCACCGCAGCAATTGCCGCCGCCAAAAGCCAACTTGGGGTTTTGGAAAATCCGCTTGGGTCCAACAAAGGTCCCGAGGTGAATGCCTACTTGGCCAGCGTGGGCTTGGGGCCGGGATATTTTTGGTGCATGGCGTTTGTCTATTGGTGCTACCAACAAGCCGCCGAACAACTGAAGAAGAACAACCCGTTGGTGAAAACCGCAGGAGTGATGGCCCACTGGAACGCCGCCCGCGCCGCCGGCACCCGCTGCATCACCACGAAGGAAGCCGCCGACAACCCGGGGCTGGTAAAGCCCGGGATGATTTTTATCATCAGCCACGGCGGAGGGCTTGGGCACACAGGGTTGGTGGAAAGCGTGCACGGAGGGATGCTGGTGACGATTGAAGGGAACACGAACAAAGAAGGCTCGCGCAATGGAATCGGTGTGTTCCGCCGCACCGGGCGGAGCATCAAGTCCATCAACAAGGGATTTATTGAGTATCGGTAG
- a CDS encoding type 2 isopentenyl-diphosphate Delta-isomerase, with translation MSQTSSRKRDHVELCAREDVAFQGKTTGLERYQLTHNALPELDFHEVDTAVEFLGKPCGMPLLVSSMTGGYSDAATINQQLAEVCQTLQIPMGVGSQRQAIEDDSELESFRAARRGGPTIPLFGNLGGAEVAKSGSLETVQRLAELIDADGFAIHLNPLQELMQPEGNPNYRGVLSGIETLVRQLGLPIIVKEVGAGLSADTVRRLLEVGVRIIDVAGAGGTSWAGVELMRRSDGGDYADFWDWGIPTADAVNAARPLCDSAHATLIASGGIASPRDVGTAIALGAHLCGSARPMLKTLRESGQQGLETMLQKWQHHLRCMMFLSGSKTIADLRNAPMVRDGWSA, from the coding sequence ATGTCCCAAACCAGCAGCCGCAAACGCGACCATGTTGAACTCTGCGCACGCGAAGACGTTGCCTTCCAGGGGAAAACCACTGGGCTGGAACGCTACCAGCTAACCCACAACGCGCTTCCGGAGCTTGACTTCCACGAGGTAGATACGGCGGTGGAATTTTTGGGGAAGCCGTGCGGGATGCCACTGCTGGTAAGCTCCATGACCGGCGGCTACAGCGATGCCGCCACCATCAACCAACAACTGGCCGAGGTCTGCCAGACGCTTCAGATACCGATGGGGGTTGGGTCCCAGCGGCAGGCGATTGAGGATGATTCGGAGCTTGAGAGCTTCCGTGCGGCGCGGCGTGGCGGGCCAACAATCCCGCTGTTCGGAAATCTGGGGGGGGCAGAAGTTGCCAAATCGGGAAGCCTGGAAACGGTCCAGCGGCTTGCCGAGCTGATTGATGCCGACGGCTTTGCAATCCACCTGAACCCGCTGCAAGAATTGATGCAGCCGGAAGGAAATCCCAACTACCGTGGCGTGCTTTCCGGGATTGAAACGCTGGTCCGCCAGCTTGGGCTGCCGATCATCGTTAAAGAGGTTGGCGCGGGGCTTTCGGCGGATACGGTGCGGCGGCTGTTGGAGGTTGGCGTGCGGATTATTGACGTTGCCGGGGCCGGCGGAACAAGCTGGGCCGGCGTGGAGCTGATGCGCCGCAGCGATGGCGGCGACTACGCCGATTTTTGGGATTGGGGAATCCCCACCGCCGATGCCGTCAACGCCGCGCGCCCGCTGTGCGATTCCGCCCACGCGACGTTGATTGCCAGCGGCGGCATTGCTTCCCCACGCGACGTTGGGACCGCCATTGCCCTGGGCGCGCACCTGTGCGGATCGGCCCGCCCCATGCTGAAAACCTTGCGCGAATCGGGCCAGCAAGGGCTGGAAACCATGCTCCAAAAATGGCAACATCACCTCCGCTGCATGATGTTTTTAAGCGGCTCGAAAACCATCGCCGATTTGCGCAACGCCCCAATGGTGCGGGATGGATGGAGTGCGTGA
- a CDS encoding tail fiber domain-containing protein: MNCSTTWCVAPRRIHLAQTVFLFLLLAAFQPLLAQLYPTPAPAPMVDIHGHMGVGTLRPDSSSILDVFSTASGFLLPRMNTAQRDQIAGNRPAKGLMIYNSQNDRCEINIGTKERPRWVPCQMVDTSGSLVITGPVSPNGDPGDPGDLFVSQGPNNPPIWLEPEAAVPAWFLRGNANTNPGTGTGQNFMGTRDDRDVVFATGGTERGRFLSPTNGGGFSITGPFRPGGNAGTAGMALVSSGSSAPPTWQVVPFLPVGTRNFSTLSWDSVAGAWVENTNLTSNPTNGNTDVNGNLNVDGNTTLNGTTVSIPNVPNVTSGTEVVITDASGNVQTINVNNLIGNATLTQNAIWVGDASNNPAELLSTNTQGAVLVQNASGSPIWTAPAASPFWALNGNSGTNPANNFVGTTDASDLVFRTANTPRMRLGQGATDNVVSIFGTPDAVVGNTSASTVWDLRIAGDVYASGIYKSGGSLWMDGRNAAQNQVTSDNTLWMTTRGATNALELHVDELGSAAQGRRRVMRYEPNNTSANIIGGFNGNNVTSGVVGATISGGGSNGAANTATDNFGTIAGGEGNRTGDAAGTTADARYATVSGGLSNTAAGENSTIAGGYLNTASGPNSTIGGGRQNQASDVTTTIGGGAQNRATNNNAVVAGGSGNLASGNSSAIGGGASNQATSTNTTIPGGVSNTATVLNATVGGGSSNDATAEAATIAGGADNAAAGGGSFIGGGSSNNASGTSSTIAGGAGNGASGEGAAVAGGVNNIASSQYASIGGGTQNRASGSASFIGAGVANTTAGYRSVIVGGEQNIITAAGDRAIISGGSQNSITGAFSTIGGGVQNLNQGEYSVIAGGRSDTIVAPSDNSTISGGYNNVATNSYSTISGGSGNRALALSSTIAGGDGNQASGRWSSISGGQNNAVASDHAIVAGGNGNRISGQFSGILGGDRDTVLGPNSTIGGGRLNKIIATADFSAIGGGQNNRINNGNSVIAGGSGNIISADGAAIGGGGENQVAGLNGFVGGGQLNQATGQTATIAGGRLNQATDRFAFVGGGDRNIASGPGAVVAGGGDNGVFSPAGNTASGISAAVVGGYSNTASAATSFVGGGNSNNIAATSLSGAIAGGTSNVISANANEAFIGGGRANQAAAQFASVVGGNLNRAQSAYSAILGGLNNQEQSTVGGNNGANAIVGGRNHFANGSSNTIAGGENDTVLGRFSIIGAGTTNNTSGDYHFIGAGSENRVTSGTTSSIVGGNRNQVTGNYNIIGGGIANSIGTEHSSIVGGRGNRITTVNSFIAGGDTNSITASAFNSSIGGGTRNVITSRFGVIGGGVANTIAGDSGAIVGGAGNRVSNTFGFVGAGQFNLASGAYSVVAGGLRDTASGPNSTIAGGERNVATGQHATVGGGNVNRSTSNNSTVAGGFGNQATGNSSTIAGGFSNEATQQYSVVGGGSNNHAIALAAMVSGGTNGQATGQYSVISGGESNISSGLHSVVGGGLSNGANGQQSTVAGGAGSQAGATYATVGGGNANGALDSASTVSGGQNNAARARHATVSGGLWNSANSPFASISGGYANNISSGQSSHIGGGDSNQVLASHSIIGGGRFNYINAQYGTIGGGLSDTVTGPSATIAGGEGNKAIGGASAVGGGYQNFAVGGLSVVAGGFQNRDSAEQAGIVSGFTNRISPLARRSFIGSGLGNEVRAVESSIVGGASNIIGDTADQSVIGGGANNIAEGHQSTVGGGFVNYARGNHSTVGGGVSNFASGPASTIAGGDRSAAGGYASAIGGGGNNLASAQYTTVAGGHWNDISTLGIFGVVSGGHANKNNGAYGVITGGDSNQLITGADYSIILGGRANVTASPYSTIAGGQRLSLGSNSFGFLSNPNDLLPMSMNASNIAVFGNVDLWLANNRGTASRLFFYEPNSVTGAFPPILTPSQHYSTFEAQTQTQNYEYLLPATAPTVLPANHHVLAITAVATAGIVSDLTLSWVDNTLLTSDKRRKENITLLKGEPLLEKFHDLELSSWNYIGDKQRHYGVMAQDFYSAFGNDGVAPIGTDTTLSTIDLHGVAYLAIQGLEHRTATANNRLKKLEEENATLRRELQELKDALKTISGTGRTAAAPKVER; encoded by the coding sequence ATGAACTGCTCAACAACGTGGTGCGTTGCACCGCGCAGGATTCATCTTGCCCAAACCGTTTTCCTGTTTCTTCTTCTTGCTGCCTTCCAGCCACTGCTTGCTCAGCTGTATCCCACCCCCGCCCCGGCACCAATGGTGGATATTCATGGCCACATGGGGGTTGGAACTCTCCGCCCCGATTCTTCCTCCATCCTTGATGTTTTCTCCACCGCCAGTGGCTTCCTGTTGCCGCGCATGAACACCGCCCAGCGGGACCAAATCGCCGGCAATCGCCCGGCAAAAGGGCTGATGATTTACAACTCCCAGAACGACCGCTGCGAAATCAACATCGGCACCAAAGAACGCCCGCGCTGGGTCCCGTGCCAGATGGTTGACACCAGCGGAAGCCTGGTTATCACCGGCCCAGTTAGCCCCAACGGCGACCCCGGCGACCCTGGCGATCTGTTCGTCTCGCAAGGTCCCAACAATCCTCCAATTTGGCTTGAGCCTGAAGCTGCGGTTCCCGCGTGGTTTCTGCGTGGCAACGCGAACACCAACCCGGGCACCGGAACCGGACAGAACTTTATGGGAACCCGCGACGACCGCGACGTGGTGTTTGCCACCGGCGGGACCGAGCGGGGAAGATTCCTAAGCCCAACGAACGGCGGCGGATTTTCCATCACCGGACCATTTCGCCCCGGGGGGAACGCCGGGACCGCAGGAATGGCACTGGTCTCCTCCGGTTCAAGCGCGCCGCCAACGTGGCAGGTGGTTCCGTTCTTGCCGGTCGGCACGCGGAACTTCTCCACACTTTCGTGGGATAGCGTTGCGGGGGCGTGGGTGGAGAACACGAATCTTACCAGCAACCCCACCAACGGCAACACCGACGTCAACGGAAACTTGAACGTTGACGGGAACACCACGCTGAACGGAACCACCGTCTCCATCCCGAACGTTCCGAACGTCACCAGTGGGACTGAAGTGGTGATTACCGATGCTTCCGGGAACGTCCAAACCATCAACGTCAACAACCTTATCGGCAACGCTACGCTGACGCAAAACGCCATTTGGGTGGGCGATGCAAGCAACAATCCTGCGGAGCTTCTTTCAACAAATACGCAAGGTGCGGTGCTGGTGCAAAACGCCAGCGGCTCGCCAATCTGGACCGCGCCCGCGGCCTCGCCATTCTGGGCTTTGAACGGCAACAGCGGGACCAATCCGGCAAACAACTTTGTGGGAACCACCGATGCTTCGGACCTGGTGTTCCGCACCGCGAACACACCGCGAATGCGGCTTGGGCAGGGCGCGACCGACAACGTGGTCAGCATCTTCGGAACGCCCGATGCCGTTGTTGGCAACACCAGCGCAAGCACCGTGTGGGACCTGCGCATTGCTGGCGACGTGTATGCCAGCGGCATCTACAAATCGGGCGGCTCGCTTTGGATGGATGGCCGCAACGCAGCGCAAAACCAAGTCACCAGCGACAACACCCTTTGGATGACCACCCGCGGCGCGACCAACGCGTTGGAGCTTCATGTGGATGAGCTTGGGTCCGCAGCTCAGGGTCGCCGCAGGGTGATGCGGTACGAGCCGAACAACACCAGCGCGAACATCATTGGCGGGTTCAACGGAAACAACGTGACCAGCGGCGTGGTTGGCGCAACCATTTCCGGCGGCGGAAGCAACGGAGCCGCCAACACCGCGACCGACAACTTTGGAACCATTGCCGGCGGCGAAGGGAACCGCACCGGCGACGCAGCCGGAACCACCGCCGACGCACGCTACGCAACGGTAAGTGGTGGATTAAGCAACACCGCAGCGGGGGAGAATTCCACCATTGCCGGCGGCTATCTAAACACCGCATCGGGGCCGAACAGCACCATTGGGGGCGGGCGGCAAAACCAGGCAAGCGACGTCACCACAACAATCGGCGGGGGGGCGCAGAACCGGGCAACGAACAACAACGCGGTGGTTGCCGGTGGTTCGGGGAATCTTGCCAGCGGGAACAGCTCGGCCATTGGCGGCGGAGCAAGCAACCAAGCCACCAGCACCAACACCACAATCCCCGGCGGCGTAAGCAACACCGCCACGGTGTTGAACGCCACCGTTGGGGGGGGAAGCTCGAACGATGCAACTGCCGAGGCAGCAACAATCGCTGGCGGAGCCGACAACGCGGCAGCGGGTGGGGGATCGTTTATTGGTGGGGGAAGTTCTAACAATGCGTCTGGCACAAGCAGCACCATCGCGGGTGGAGCCGGCAATGGAGCGTCAGGAGAAGGTGCTGCGGTAGCTGGTGGAGTGAACAACATTGCTTCCTCACAGTATGCTTCTATTGGTGGCGGAACACAAAACCGTGCAAGCGGAAGTGCCAGTTTCATCGGCGCAGGAGTGGCCAATACTACGGCTGGATACCGGAGCGTAATTGTAGGAGGGGAGCAGAACATTATTACGGCAGCGGGTGATCGAGCAATAATTAGCGGCGGTTCACAGAACTCTATCACCGGAGCATTTTCCACGATTGGTGGTGGCGTGCAGAACCTTAATCAAGGGGAATACTCAGTAATTGCTGGAGGTCGCTCCGACACCATCGTTGCTCCATCCGACAATTCTACCATCAGCGGAGGGTACAACAATGTTGCGACTAACTCTTACTCCACTATTAGTGGTGGTTCAGGCAACAGAGCACTCGCCCTATCAAGCACTATTGCTGGAGGAGATGGGAACCAAGCGAGCGGACGGTGGAGCAGCATCAGTGGCGGGCAAAACAACGCCGTTGCCAGTGACCACGCCATAGTTGCTGGCGGGAATGGGAACCGCATATCAGGACAATTTTCAGGCATCTTGGGCGGCGACCGCGACACAGTGCTTGGCCCCAACAGCACGATTGGCGGGGGAAGGCTCAACAAGATCATCGCCACCGCCGATTTCAGCGCGATTGGTGGAGGGCAGAACAACCGTATCAACAACGGCAACAGTGTCATTGCCGGTGGCAGCGGCAATATCATCAGTGCCGATGGCGCAGCAATTGGTGGCGGGGGCGAAAATCAGGTGGCAGGGCTAAACGGGTTTGTTGGCGGCGGGCAGTTGAACCAAGCAACGGGCCAGACAGCCACCATTGCCGGGGGCCGTTTGAACCAAGCAACGGACCGCTTTGCCTTTGTTGGCGGTGGCGACCGCAACATCGCTTCCGGCCCGGGAGCAGTGGTTGCTGGCGGCGGCGACAATGGAGTGTTCAGCCCCGCTGGCAACACGGCATCGGGCATATCGGCGGCGGTGGTTGGGGGCTACAGCAACACGGCATCGGCCGCAACCAGTTTTGTGGGCGGTGGCAACAGCAACAACATTGCGGCAACCTCGCTGAGTGGGGCAATCGCTGGGGGGACATCGAACGTTATCAGCGCTAACGCCAACGAAGCCTTTATCGGCGGTGGCCGGGCGAACCAAGCAGCAGCACAATTCGCATCGGTGGTGGGGGGGAATTTGAACCGTGCGCAAAGCGCATATTCGGCAATACTTGGCGGGTTGAATAATCAAGAGCAAAGCACCGTGGGGGGGAACAACGGGGCCAACGCAATCGTTGGCGGAAGAAACCATTTCGCGAACGGCTCCAGCAACACCATCGCCGGCGGCGAAAACGATACCGTGCTTGGGCGGTTCAGCATCATCGGTGCCGGAACGACGAACAACACCAGCGGCGACTATCACTTTATCGGTGCCGGGTCCGAAAACCGAGTTACATCGGGAACCACCAGCAGCATTGTTGGCGGCAACCGCAACCAAGTCACCGGCAACTACAACATCATTGGCGGGGGGATTGCCAACTCCATCGGCACCGAGCACTCCAGCATTGTTGGCGGGCGTGGCAACCGCATCACCACCGTCAACTCATTCATCGCTGGCGGCGACACCAACTCCATCACCGCCTCGGCATTCAACAGCAGCATCGGCGGCGGGACCCGCAACGTAATCACCAGCCGGTTTGGGGTGATTGGCGGCGGCGTAGCAAACACCATTGCTGGCGATTCGGGGGCAATTGTTGGCGGGGCCGGAAATAGAGTTTCCAACACCTTCGGCTTTGTGGGTGCGGGGCAGTTCAATCTTGCCTCGGGAGCCTACTCGGTGGTTGCCGGCGGCCTTCGCGACACCGCCTCGGGACCGAATTCCACCATTGCTGGCGGCGAGCGGAATGTGGCCACAGGGCAGCACGCCACCGTTGGTGGGGGGAATGTCAACCGCTCCACCAGCAACAACTCCACTGTTGCCGGTGGCTTTGGCAACCAAGCAACGGGGAACAGTTCGACAATTGCTGGGGGATTTAGCAACGAAGCAACCCAACAGTACAGCGTTGTTGGCGGTGGGAGTAATAATCACGCAATCGCACTAGCGGCCATGGTTTCTGGCGGAACAAATGGCCAAGCCACAGGGCAATACTCAGTCATTAGTGGCGGCGAATCCAACATCTCCAGCGGTTTGCATTCGGTGGTGGGTGGCGGACTTTCCAACGGCGCAAACGGCCAGCAGAGCACCGTTGCTGGCGGGGCCGGAAGTCAAGCTGGGGCAACGTATGCTACCGTCGGCGGCGGCAATGCTAACGGCGCACTTGATAGCGCATCCACAGTTTCCGGCGGACAAAACAACGCAGCACGCGCACGCCACGCAACAGTTTCTGGCGGGTTATGGAATTCTGCCAACTCTCCATTTGCCAGCATCAGCGGAGGTTATGCAAACAACATTTCTTCCGGCCAATCATCGCACATTGGCGGCGGGGATTCCAATCAAGTGCTGGCTTCACACTCCATTATTGGAGGTGGCCGATTCAACTACATCAACGCCCAATATGGAACCATCGGCGGCGGCCTAAGCGATACGGTTACTGGCCCATCTGCCACCATTGCTGGCGGCGAAGGGAACAAAGCTATCGGAGGAGCCTCGGCTGTGGGTGGGGGGTATCAGAATTTTGCCGTTGGTGGCCTTAGTGTTGTTGCAGGTGGCTTCCAAAACCGCGACTCGGCCGAGCAAGCCGGCATTGTCTCCGGCTTCACCAACCGCATTAGCCCGCTGGCGCGGCGGAGCTTTATCGGCTCGGGGTTGGGGAACGAGGTTCGTGCTGTGGAGTCGTCCATTGTTGGCGGTGCATCGAACATTATCGGCGACACTGCCGACCAAAGCGTTATTGGCGGCGGCGCAAACAACATTGCCGAAGGGCATCAATCAACCGTTGGTGGGGGCTTTGTGAATTATGCTCGTGGAAATCACAGCACCGTGGGGGGCGGGGTTAGCAATTTTGCCAGCGGCCCCGCATCAACCATCGCTGGCGGGGATCGGAGCGCGGCCGGTGGGTATGCCTCGGCAATTGGTGGCGGCGGGAACAACCTTGCCAGCGCACAATACACCACTGTTGCCGGCGGCCACTGGAACGACATCTCCACTCTGGGGATATTTGGAGTGGTCAGCGGCGGCCATGCCAACAAGAACAACGGCGCGTACGGGGTTATCACCGGCGGCGATTCCAACCAGCTGATTACCGGGGCCGATTACTCCATCATCCTGGGCGGGCGGGCCAACGTTACCGCCAGCCCATACAGCACTATTGCTGGCGGGCAACGCCTTTCCCTTGGGAGCAACAGCTTTGGCTTCCTTTCCAACCCGAACGACCTGCTGCCAATGAGCATGAACGCTTCCAACATCGCCGTTTTTGGCAACGTTGATCTTTGGCTGGCAAACAATCGCGGTACGGCCAGCAGGCTCTTCTTTTACGAGCCGAACTCCGTCACCGGCGCGTTTCCGCCAATCCTTACGCCATCGCAGCATTACAGCACCTTCGAGGCGCAAACCCAGACGCAGAACTACGAATACCTGCTTCCGGCAACCGCGCCAACCGTGCTGCCAGCAAACCATCACGTTCTGGCAATCACTGCTGTTGCCACCGCCGGCATCGTCTCGGACCTAACCCTCTCCTGGGTTGACAACACGCTGCTGACCTCCGACAAACGCCGCAAGGAGAACATCACCCTGTTGAAGGGGGAGCCATTGCTTGAGAAGTTCCACGATTTGGAACTCAGCTCCTGGAACTACATCGGCGACAAACAGCGGCATTATGGCGTGATGGCCCAGGACTTCTACTCAGCCTTCGGCAACGACGGCGTTGCCCCGATTGGAACCGACACCACGCTAAGCACGATTGACCTTCACGGCGTGGCATACTTGGCAATCCAGGGGCTTGAGCACCGCACCGCAACCGCCAACAACCGGCTGAAAAAATTGGAAGAAGAGAACGCAACGCTGCGGCGCGAGCTGCAGGAGTTGAAGGATGCGTTGAAAACGATCAGCGGCACCGGGCGCACCGCAGCCGCACCGAAGGTTGAACGATAA